Within the Chloroflexota bacterium genome, the region CCCTCGCGGATCTTCTGGCAGATGACGCGGCCTTCTTTGTCAACCGAACGGTACTCACAGATGGACATGGGATTCCCTCCTGGACATTCCTAGGCTACGCCGGCTTCGCCGTTCCAATACTCGCTGCGGATGACGCCCACCACCTTGCCCTGCACCTGCACATCCTGGGCGGGCAGAAAGCGGGGCGGATAGTGCGGGTTCTCGGAGTGCAGTTCCACCAGCGCGCCGCGCAGGTAGAACCGCTTGCACAGCCACGCGCCGTCGGGGAACTCGTCGCTGGGCACCCGCACGACGGCGAGTTGGCCGTTCTCCACGCGCTCGGTCGCCAGGACGAGGAGCAGGTCGCCGTGGCGGATCATCGCATCCTCCAGCGAGTTCCCCTCCACCTGCACAGCGTACAGGTTGTCGGCCGGGACGAACAGGCTCGGCGGGACGTCCACCGTGCCGATGACGTCGGTGAAGTTGATGCCGGTGCCGGCCGATGCCTTCCCGCAAAAGGGCACAGCGAAGGGCCGGGGGACGATCTCCAAAGCACGCGGCGAGTTGGCCTTGCGGTGGATGTAGCCCTTGCGCTCCAGTTGCCGCACGTAGTGTACCGCGTGCGACTTGGTCTTCAGGCCGAATTCGGCTACCATCTCCTCGTAGGTTGGGGCGAACCCGTGCTTGTGCACGTAGCGCTGGAGTTTCCTCCAGAACTCTTCTTGCGACTGGGTGAGTGGTTCGGGACTCATGGCAAACCTCCTGACCCGAAACAAATAGAACGCATGTTCTAGCCCATTATACTAGAACATGCGTTCTATGTCAAGAGGTTTGGACGTTGTGCACGAAAATTTAAACTTAGGCGACGCGATCCAGCCGCCGGATGACCAACACCACCTTGCCCTGGATTTCCACGTTGGCCGGGTGCACGTAGATGGGCTCCATCGTCGGGTTGGCGGGCTGAAGCCGGACGCGGTCCTTCTCCCTGTAGAAGCGCTTGAGGGTAGTCTCCTTCTCGTCCTTGAGCCAGACCGCCACCAGGTCCCCGTTTTGCGCTTCTTTCTGGTGGCGCATGATGACCAGGTCGCCGTCGTGGATGAGGGCGTCCACCATGGAGTTCCCGCGCACTTCCAGGGCGTACAGCCCGCGCTCGTCGCTGATGATGTCGCGGGTGAGTTCCACGACCTCATCCTCGCCCAGCATGGCGAAGTCGCTGTCGGGGATGGGCACGGGCGCGCTGGCGACGATGACGCCGACGAGCGGGATGCGCACGGGCGCGGCGTAGGTGCGCTCCTCGCGGGCCAGGCGGATGCCCCGTGAGATGTCGCGGTTGCGCAGGATGTACCCCTCGCGCTCCAGGATGTTCAGGTTGTAGTTGACGACGGAGGTGGAAGAGATGCCCACTGCCTGCCCGATTTCGCGGATGGTGGGCGGGTAGTGCTTCTCGGCGGTGTATTGGCGGATGAACGCGAGAATCCGCTGTTGGCGCTCAGAAAGGGCCATGTGAACCTCCTTCGGCAGCGGCGCTGCTTGGCCGCCGCTCCTGATCCTATTATACACGAACATTCGTTCTATGTCAAGATCTGGGCGGGGTTTCTCTGTGTCTTCGTATGAGGCATTCTTTTCCACACAAAGACACAAAGAAAGGACTTTCGTGTCTTTGTGTCTTCGCGTGAGCAACCTGCTTCCCACGCGCGGCGGCGAACGTGGTTTGACAGCAGGCCCTC harbors:
- the lexA gene encoding transcriptional repressor LexA, which produces MALSERQQRILAFIRQYTAEKHYPPTIREIGQAVGISSTSVVNYNLNILEREGYILRNRDISRGIRLAREERTYAAPVRIPLVGVIVASAPVPIPDSDFAMLGEDEVVELTRDIISDERGLYALEVRGNSMVDALIHDGDLVIMRHQKEAQNGDLVAVWLKDEKETTLKRFYREKDRVRLQPANPTMEPIYVHPANVEIQGKVVLVIRRLDRVA
- the lexA gene encoding repressor LexA, with the translated sequence MSPEPLTQSQEEFWRKLQRYVHKHGFAPTYEEMVAEFGLKTKSHAVHYVRQLERKGYIHRKANSPRALEIVPRPFAVPFCGKASAGTGINFTDVIGTVDVPPSLFVPADNLYAVQVEGNSLEDAMIRHGDLLLVLATERVENGQLAVVRVPSDEFPDGAWLCKRFYLRGALVELHSENPHYPPRFLPAQDVQVQGKVVGVIRSEYWNGEAGVA